A genomic stretch from Gopherus flavomarginatus isolate rGopFla2 chromosome 3, rGopFla2.mat.asm, whole genome shotgun sequence includes:
- the LOC127046442 gene encoding vasotocin-neurophysin VT-like encodes MPKTSLPVHFLCLLALSSACYIQNCPRGGKRALPDTEIRQCIPCGPGNRGHCFGPNICCGEELGCYMGTSETLHCVEENYLPSPCEAGSKACSSGGRCAAPGVCCNDESCIMDTICLDDDSDRSQEPSEKNLTVLDGSASDFLLKLMHLANRQQQRKHQFY; translated from the exons ATGCCCAAAACCTCTCTGCCAGTCCACTTCCTCTGTCTTCTCGCCTTGTCTTCAGCCTGCTACATCCAGAACTGCCCTCGAGGCGGGAAGAGAGCCTTGCCCGACACAGAGATCAGACAG TGCATACCCTGTGGTCCCGGGAACAGAGGACACTGCTTTGGCCCCAACATCTGCTGTGGAGAGGAGCTCGGCTGCTACATGGGCACTTCTGAAACCCTGCACTGCGTGGAAGAAAACTACCTGCCTTCCCCTTGCGAGGCTGGCAGCAAAGCCTGCAGCTCAGGAGGGAGATGCGCTGCTCCCGGCGTTTGCTGCAATGATG AGAGCTGCATCATGGATACCATTTGCCTGGATGACGATAGTGACAGAAGTCAAGAGCCCTCAGAGAAGAACCTGACTGTGCTGGATGGCTCAGCGAGTGACTTCCTGCTCAAGCTGATGCATTTGGCGAACAGGCAGCAACAGAGGAAGCACCAATTCTACTGA